The genomic DNA CATAGATCAACCCGCTGGCGAAGCTGTCACCACCACCGACGCGGTCCAGAATTTCGAGTTCCGGAAAGGCTTGGGATTCGCAGAATTCGCCGTCGTACCAAACGATTGCACTCCAATCATTAACGGTCGCCGAGTGAACTTCGCGAAGCGTGGTTCCGGTCGCCAAAAAGTTAGGGAACTCGGTGACAGCGCGTTCAATCATTTGCTTGAACTTTTCAACGTCGATATTGCTCAAATTTTCGTCCACACCCTCAACTTCAAGTCCAAGGCATGCCGTAAAGTCTTCCTCGTTGCCAATCATCACATCAACGGATTTGGCAATCCGTCGATTCACTTCTTGCGCTTTCTCGTGGCCGCCGATCCCCTTCCACAACGACGGTCGGTAATTGAGATCGTAGCTAACCACGGTGCCGTGCTTTCTCGCGCACTCAACCGCTTCGATCACGACATCGGGCGTGCTATCGCTAAGCGCTGCGTATATTCCTCCGGTATGAAACCAGCGGACGCCAAGTTCGCCGAACAAGTAATCCCAATCGACATCGCCTCGCTTAAGTTGACTTGCGGCGGTCAACCCTCGATCGGGACAACCGACGGCACCGCGAATACCAAAACCGCGTTCGGTAAAGTTCAAACCGTTACGGACCGTGCGTCCAAGTCCATCGTAGGGAACCCATTTGACGAAACTCATATCGACGCCACCCTGAAGAATCAAATCTTCAGCAAGTCGCCCGATTTCGTTGTCGGCAAAAGCACTCACCAGGGCAGTGCGAAGCCCGAAGCACCGACGCAATCCGCGAGCCACGTTGTACTCGCCGCCACCTTCCCAGACCTGGAACTGACGAGCGGTTCGAATCCGCGTTTCACCTGGATCGAGCCGAATCATGACTTCGCCTAGCGAAACAAGGTCAAAGCGGCATTCTTCAGCAGGCTTAATCGAGAGCTTACGAGACATCAAAGGTTCGGAAAAAATGAGTAGAGAGAAATCAACACAAGAAAATTATCAACAAAACGGATCAGCTTAAATCCTTCGCATCGCATGCCGTCCCGCTAGCCAAACATCGCTACGCGTTATTGCGGCAGGACGAAACAGCTTCGGCTGTCAATCGCTGAATCTCATCAAAACTTCCCGAGCTGATCAACTCGGGCTTGACCATCCAACTGCCACCACAAGCGAGCACCGAGGAAAGACTTAGGTAGCTGGCAATGTTCGATGCGTTGATACCACCGGTAGGAATGAATCGCA from Rubripirellula amarantea includes the following:
- a CDS encoding sugar kinase: MSRKLSIKPAEECRFDLVSLGEVMIRLDPGETRIRTARQFQVWEGGGEYNVARGLRRCFGLRTALVSAFADNEIGRLAEDLILQGGVDMSFVKWVPYDGLGRTVRNGLNFTERGFGIRGAVGCPDRGLTAASQLKRGDVDWDYLFGELGVRWFHTGGIYAALSDSTPDVVIEAVECARKHGTVVSYDLNYRPSLWKGIGGHEKAQEVNRRIAKSVDVMIGNEEDFTACLGLEVEGVDENLSNIDVEKFKQMIERAVTEFPNFLATGTTLREVHSATVNDWSAIVWYDGEFCESQAFPELEILDRVGGGDSFASGLIYGFLTTEDPKKAVNYGAAHGALAMTTPGDTTMVTVQEVEKVMAGGGARVVR